One stretch of Aeromicrobium fastidiosum DNA includes these proteins:
- a CDS encoding helix-turn-helix domain-containing protein, protein MNTMLDWLRRDGVEIRSGRKLSAADMVDVRRLRSDGWSHQRIADQFAVSRSTVSLRLRNQIP, encoded by the coding sequence GTGAACACCATGCTGGACTGGCTACGTCGCGACGGCGTCGAGATTCGAAGTGGCCGGAAGCTCTCGGCGGCCGACATGGTCGACGTGAGGCGGCTTCGTTCGGACGGTTGGAGTCACCAGCGGATCGCCGATCAGTTCGCGGTGAGTAGGTCGACCGTGTCTTTACGGTTGCGGAATCAGATCCCTTGA
- the cysC gene encoding adenylyl-sulfate kinase — MSRVPVRDGEPPGLQEAVVWSKASPDRSAAASGRLAIEVIIMSGGIVEQESQGSTSHRFGATVWLTGLPSAGKSTLATELAGRARRDSRAVEVLDGDDVRSWLTPDLGFSREDRDANVVRVGRVAHLLARNGVLVLVPVIAPYVASREVVRELHEQAGLAFVEVHVSTSLEECQRRDAKGLYARQRSRSLSGLTGVDDPYEIPPAPALRLDTETMLDAADVLETKLRALGHL; from the coding sequence GTGAGCCGGGTCCCTGTCCGCGACGGTGAACCTCCGGGGTTGCAGGAGGCGGTCGTGTGGTCAAAGGCTTCACCTGACCGGTCTGCCGCGGCTTCTGGCAGACTGGCGATCGAAGTCATCATCATGTCGGGGGGCATTGTGGAGCAAGAAAGCCAAGGATCGACGTCGCATCGGTTCGGCGCCACGGTGTGGCTGACCGGCCTGCCCAGCGCGGGCAAGTCGACTCTCGCTACGGAGCTGGCCGGGCGGGCGCGACGGGACTCGCGTGCGGTCGAAGTTCTCGACGGTGACGATGTCCGATCTTGGCTAACTCCCGATCTCGGATTCTCCCGGGAGGACCGCGACGCCAACGTTGTTCGTGTCGGCCGCGTCGCGCACCTGCTCGCCCGCAACGGCGTCCTGGTCCTCGTACCGGTGATCGCACCCTACGTGGCTAGCCGAGAGGTCGTCCGAGAGCTTCACGAGCAGGCGGGTTTGGCCTTCGTCGAGGTCCATGTCTCGACGTCGCTGGAGGAGTGCCAGCGCAGAGATGCCAAGGGCCTGTACGCCCGGCAGCGATCGCGGAGTCTCTCGGGGTTGACGGGGGTCGATGACCCCTACGAAATCCCTCCCGCTCCTGCCCTGCGTCTCGACACCGAGACCATGCTGGACGCGGCCGACGTGCTTGAGACGAAGCTACGAGCGCTCGGTCACTTGTAA
- a CDS encoding glycosyltransferase family 2 protein codes for MKGTISIVVATRNRQTDIDLLLETIAREHHPSLHEVVVVDDASDVPLHVAKHGFPVRLLRNQSQRGAAVSRNIAADLAGGDILAFLDDDARPLPHWFTVISRDLQTHRTAITGRVLPFDSGVVSRARQHRYEVRYAQHQSLEPVTFFAGGNSAILRRSFLAAGGFPDVVTASDNGLVERLAAVGEQVYFTPDLRVAHRNSKGARIALREAWRAGRLAEQSPPAHQLRRIVSAAGIQPWRDDVPAACLNVALQAANSVASTLPRTKTPT; via the coding sequence ATGAAGGGCACGATCTCCATCGTCGTGGCCACGAGAAACCGGCAGACCGACATCGACTTGCTCCTCGAGACGATCGCGCGGGAGCACCATCCGTCACTGCACGAGGTCGTCGTGGTGGACGATGCCTCAGATGTCCCCCTGCACGTGGCAAAGCACGGGTTTCCAGTCCGACTGCTGCGCAACCAGTCGCAGCGGGGCGCAGCAGTCAGTCGCAACATCGCGGCAGATCTCGCAGGGGGCGACATCCTGGCGTTCCTCGACGACGACGCCCGCCCTCTGCCCCATTGGTTCACGGTGATCTCCCGCGACCTGCAGACGCACCGGACAGCCATCACGGGCCGGGTGCTGCCGTTCGACAGCGGCGTGGTGTCCCGAGCCCGCCAGCACCGGTACGAGGTGCGGTACGCGCAGCACCAGTCCCTCGAGCCGGTCACGTTCTTCGCCGGTGGCAACTCAGCGATCCTCCGGCGATCCTTCCTCGCCGCCGGAGGATTTCCCGACGTCGTCACAGCGAGCGACAACGGTCTCGTCGAGCGGCTGGCCGCGGTGGGAGAGCAGGTCTACTTCACCCCGGACCTGCGGGTGGCGCACCGCAACAGCAAGGGCGCGCGGATAGCGCTGCGCGAGGCGTGGCGTGCCGGACGCCTGGCCGAGCAGAGTCCGCCAGCCCACCAGCTGCGGCGCATCGTCTCGGCCGCTGGCATCCAGCCGTGGCGCGACGACGTCCCCGCCGCGTGCCTGAACGTCGCACTGCAGGCCGCCAACTCAGTGGCCAGCACGTTGCCCCGCACGAAGACGCCGACCTGA
- a CDS encoding ATP-grasp domain-containing protein has product MTGLPILVLGGKAAIIKKAADLGFDVVNIQKPSAFDPAVVDHCTDVLLVDYQDVPTTTALVEALHARRPFVRVFTQTEAALQTAGHLVDVLGLPGNGFTVAQTLHDKSALRQVLNAADVSTVPFLKNPDAATAREFIAEHGPAVLKPTMGSGSLGVRMIGSIDEVDDAWSWAGQFGLADMIVEKRLVGREVSVESFSRDRRHTIVAITGKSTGEGVVELGHVVPADLDDAAVVSLHRLVGEVLDAVGFVDGPAHTEIMITDDAPYVIESHSRRGGDRINELVEAVYGIDLEAATYRLADEDDGPLEIPAPDGAAAIRYVVADPGTVQSVTGESEAAAADGVDVVKIQVDVSDQIHPVQWSEDRCGFVIATGRDAAEATRRAEHAASHIRITTVPAGASPSPTMSQIMSEIDEVLDAFADRSSEGGGR; this is encoded by the coding sequence ATGACCGGACTACCCATCCTCGTCCTAGGCGGCAAGGCCGCCATCATCAAGAAGGCCGCCGACCTCGGCTTCGATGTCGTCAACATCCAGAAGCCCTCCGCGTTCGACCCCGCGGTCGTCGACCACTGCACCGACGTGCTGCTCGTCGACTACCAGGACGTCCCGACGACGACGGCGCTGGTCGAGGCGCTGCACGCCCGCCGCCCGTTCGTCCGGGTGTTCACCCAGACCGAGGCGGCACTGCAGACGGCCGGGCACCTCGTCGACGTCCTCGGACTTCCTGGCAACGGGTTCACGGTGGCCCAGACGCTCCACGACAAGAGCGCGCTGAGACAAGTCCTCAACGCCGCCGATGTCTCGACGGTGCCCTTCCTCAAGAACCCCGACGCGGCGACGGCTCGCGAGTTCATCGCCGAGCACGGGCCCGCCGTTCTCAAGCCGACCATGGGGTCGGGCAGCCTCGGCGTCCGCATGATCGGCTCGATCGACGAGGTCGACGACGCGTGGAGCTGGGCCGGGCAGTTCGGGCTGGCCGACATGATCGTGGAGAAGCGACTGGTAGGCCGAGAGGTGTCCGTCGAGTCGTTCTCCCGCGACCGCCGCCACACCATCGTCGCCATCACCGGCAAGAGCACGGGCGAGGGCGTCGTCGAGCTCGGTCACGTGGTTCCCGCCGATCTCGACGACGCCGCCGTCGTGTCGCTCCACCGGCTCGTGGGCGAGGTCCTCGACGCGGTCGGCTTCGTGGACGGACCAGCACACACCGAGATCATGATCACCGATGACGCGCCGTACGTGATCGAGTCCCACTCCCGACGAGGTGGCGACCGGATCAACGAGCTCGTCGAAGCCGTGTACGGGATCGACCTCGAAGCTGCCACGTACCGGCTGGCCGACGAGGACGACGGGCCCCTGGAGATTCCTGCTCCTGACGGGGCCGCGGCCATCCGCTACGTGGTGGCTGACCCGGGCACGGTGCAGTCCGTCACTGGCGAGTCCGAGGCTGCCGCAGCGGACGGCGTCGACGTCGTCAAGATCCAGGTCGACGTGAGCGACCAGATCCATCCGGTCCAATGGTCGGAGGACCGTTGCGGCTTCGTCATCGCCACCGGACGTGACGCCGCCGAGGCAACCAGGCGCGCCGAGCACGCGGCCAGCCACATCCGCATCACCACTGTCCCGGCCGGTGCATCGCCATCTCCCACGATGAGCCAGATCATGAGCGAGATCGACGAGGTGCTCGACGCATTCGCGGATCGGTCGTCCGAAGGGGGCGGACGATGA
- a CDS encoding sulfotransferase family protein yields MTPDGVVLLGCQRSGTTALAHALAEAFAEANGTFVVNGKLPYLLHRWLTRRDLEDRHLRVDEILHALDRRPPGGPGAARWRSAVEMVLRELAADVAEGVAGTDPIALGRRILRDAHKDVSVWGDKYNEYLLHLEHLDSLLPEARYVMLVRHPTDVARSMLAWTGDRPWRPTTEAAALAKWETWNRRWLDHAGSLDPARWIVIEYDALCRGEETARLEEFTGVPLWEHLRALRPPREPDRDLPLPPSVLTTWSQLLDHARPSTLPGDLT; encoded by the coding sequence GTGACGCCGGACGGCGTGGTGCTGCTCGGGTGCCAGCGCTCGGGGACGACAGCCTTGGCGCACGCCCTCGCGGAGGCGTTCGCGGAGGCCAACGGCACCTTCGTCGTCAACGGCAAGCTTCCCTACCTGTTGCACCGGTGGCTGACCCGCCGCGATCTGGAGGACCGCCATCTTCGCGTGGACGAGATCCTGCACGCGCTCGACCGACGCCCCCCCGGGGGCCCGGGTGCCGCGAGGTGGCGCTCGGCCGTCGAGATGGTGCTGCGCGAGCTCGCGGCCGATGTGGCCGAAGGAGTCGCCGGCACCGATCCGATCGCGCTCGGTCGCCGCATACTCCGCGACGCCCACAAAGACGTTTCCGTGTGGGGCGACAAGTACAACGAGTACCTGCTCCACCTGGAGCACCTCGACTCACTCCTACCCGAAGCTCGCTACGTCATGCTCGTCCGGCACCCCACCGATGTGGCTCGGTCGATGCTCGCCTGGACGGGTGACCGACCGTGGCGGCCGACCACGGAGGCGGCGGCCTTGGCCAAGTGGGAGACCTGGAACCGCCGATGGCTCGACCACGCCGGCTCGCTCGACCCCGCCCGATGGATCGTCATCGAGTACGACGCGCTGTGCCGCGGCGAGGAGACGGCCCGCCTCGAGGAATTCACCGGTGTGCCGCTGTGGGAGCACCTGCGAGCACTCCGCCCACCGCGGGAGCCTGATCGCGACCTCCCCTTGCCCCCGAGCGTCCTCACCACGTGGAGCCAGCTCCTCGACCACGCCCGCCCCTCAACCCTGCCAGGTGATCTCACATGA
- a CDS encoding sugar phosphate isomerase/epimerase family protein — MRLSIISDEISQDVDVAARTASANGFDGLEIRSAYGVTPHHLRDVELDRVRTVVLGHGLAVSGFDPPALKCALPRTDAELTAVRELVVDSIRRAERLGAPFVRIFTFYRSGDPDPMLAASVAREVLSGLTQGAVPLIVETGMRTNTPTMRHVLAFLDALGDDHTGILWDPGNSVFSGWDTSPFPADYLAGRDRIRHVHVKDPDGQDSYVRLGDGDLPWPEIIAALVQDDYRGWVSLETHWRPDRILSQAERDEPCGESFSRGGVEASTVCMQVLRELVEAAS; from the coding sequence ATGAGACTGTCCATCATCAGCGACGAGATCTCGCAGGACGTCGACGTCGCGGCCCGCACCGCGAGCGCCAACGGCTTCGACGGCCTGGAGATCCGCTCGGCGTACGGGGTGACGCCCCATCACCTGCGTGATGTCGAGCTTGATCGAGTACGCACCGTGGTCCTCGGCCATGGCCTGGCCGTCAGCGGCTTCGACCCGCCGGCCCTGAAGTGCGCGCTGCCCCGCACCGACGCCGAGCTGACAGCGGTGCGCGAGCTGGTCGTCGACTCGATCCGCCGGGCCGAACGGCTCGGCGCACCGTTCGTGCGCATCTTCACGTTCTACCGTTCGGGCGATCCCGACCCGATGCTCGCCGCCTCAGTCGCCCGCGAGGTCCTCAGCGGGCTCACGCAGGGCGCGGTCCCGCTCATCGTCGAGACCGGGATGCGCACCAACACGCCCACGATGCGCCACGTCCTGGCTTTCCTCGACGCGCTCGGCGACGACCACACCGGCATCCTGTGGGACCCAGGCAACAGTGTCTTCAGCGGATGGGACACGTCCCCGTTCCCAGCCGACTACCTCGCCGGCCGCGACCGCATCCGGCACGTGCACGTGAAGGATCCAGACGGTCAGGACAGCTACGTCCGACTCGGCGACGGCGACCTCCCGTGGCCCGAGATCATCGCGGCGCTTGTCCAGGACGACTACCGCGGGTGGGTGTCGCTCGAAACGCACTGGCGCCCTGACCGCATCCTCTCCCAGGCCGAACGAGACGAGCCGTGCGGCGAGTCCTTCAGCCGTGGCGGCGTCGAGGCCAGCACCGTCTGCATGCAGGTGCTGCGCGAGCTCGTCGAGGCGGCCTCGTGA
- a CDS encoding Gfo/Idh/MocA family protein yields MSLGVAIVGFGSAGRQHADALDDHPHAHVTKVLELDPTVDVGGLPRAAAWADLLDDSDVQLVALCTPPGDRAALAIEALSSGRSVLLEKPPAMSMAELTTIDDAARRSGGCAGVMLQHRWRLPNDLDIDAWRRPEVTGVLEVFRYRPGSHYQKAGWRTSVDEALGGITAHLGVHYLDLACTVLGDVLTVDLAPARCAGPGIDTRVSGWLSFASGATLAFTISAESTIRRERLSIVAPDRALTVVDGEVEVDVAGTATRHKPLDVTSLRRAVYSDVAAAVAAGRQPERSGLAGARAVTQVLEHVRDRQVGPA; encoded by the coding sequence ATGAGCCTCGGTGTCGCGATCGTCGGATTCGGGTCGGCCGGCCGCCAGCACGCCGATGCGCTGGATGACCATCCTCACGCCCACGTCACCAAGGTCCTCGAGCTCGACCCGACGGTCGACGTCGGAGGCCTCCCACGGGCGGCCGCCTGGGCCGACCTGCTCGACGACTCCGACGTACAGCTGGTCGCGCTGTGCACTCCGCCGGGCGACCGGGCCGCGCTAGCCATCGAGGCGCTGTCTTCCGGCCGTTCGGTGCTGCTCGAGAAGCCCCCGGCCATGTCGATGGCCGAGCTGACGACGATCGATGACGCGGCGCGACGCTCGGGCGGTTGCGCGGGCGTCATGCTGCAGCATCGGTGGCGCTTGCCCAACGACCTCGACATCGACGCGTGGCGACGGCCTGAGGTCACCGGCGTACTTGAGGTGTTCCGCTACCGACCCGGTTCGCACTACCAGAAGGCCGGGTGGCGCACCTCGGTCGACGAGGCGCTGGGCGGAATCACGGCACACCTCGGGGTGCACTACCTGGACTTGGCCTGCACGGTGCTGGGTGACGTCTTGACCGTCGACCTGGCTCCAGCGCGTTGCGCCGGGCCGGGCATCGACACCCGGGTCAGCGGGTGGTTGTCGTTCGCCTCGGGCGCCACCCTCGCCTTCACGATCAGCGCCGAGTCGACGATCCGGCGCGAAAGGCTCAGTATCGTTGCGCCGGACCGAGCGCTCACGGTCGTCGACGGCGAGGTGGAGGTGGACGTCGCGGGCACCGCAACCCGGCACAAGCCCCTCGACGTCACGTCACTACGCCGGGCGGTCTACAGCGACGTGGCCGCCGCGGTGGCCGCGGGACGGCAGCCCGAGCGTTCCGGCCTGGCCGGCGCCCGCGCCGTCACGCAGGTGCTGGAGCACGTCCGCGATCGGCAGGTCGGTCCGGCATGA
- a CDS encoding Ldh family oxidoreductase → MPGLTAHAQPGEVVALRCPTRDVAAALVETLSGRRQAQYGLISVGASTSRRIAPRTPRGLVTVELDRVGNLDPSCRAIVVDAGTAPAGASVSEVHVLAGGGAAVLVVTADEQLAAAADRQVEVEPLTDPAASAVQDPIIALADLTELVTATLCAEGVAPRRAALVARVLVDADARGHFSHGVGLLPMYVDRIRAGGIDPVADPQWVSEMGVVKVLDAQGGFGQVAAELAAQTVAEDAAVSGIAAVGVRGNNHIGMLAAYRDSFTRHGVVGLVFNVSGPSVAAPGAGRATLGNDAVCLVAPLEGSRPFIVDFATGIVASGKIRDAAHRGRPVPPEWLVDRRGRPTTDPHQLDAGGAVPVFGGYKGLGVALITEVLAGVLAGATISPRVHKQRAEPDHPMDCSQMFIAFSPRAFGDPPIHELVDELREAVVRGYLGELPDVHLPEQQETAAEERAHRDGVRVPRAVVDQLGWDVGAP, encoded by the coding sequence GTGCCCGGTCTGACTGCCCACGCGCAGCCCGGCGAGGTGGTCGCGCTGCGATGCCCGACTCGTGACGTTGCGGCAGCGCTCGTCGAGACGCTGAGTGGCCGCCGACAGGCCCAGTACGGGCTGATCTCGGTGGGTGCGAGCACGTCGCGACGCATCGCCCCCCGCACCCCGCGAGGGCTGGTCACAGTCGAGCTCGACAGGGTCGGCAACCTCGACCCCAGCTGTCGGGCGATCGTCGTCGACGCCGGCACGGCGCCTGCAGGAGCCTCTGTCTCCGAGGTGCACGTGCTCGCCGGTGGCGGAGCAGCAGTGCTTGTCGTCACCGCCGACGAGCAGCTCGCTGCAGCCGCCGACCGGCAGGTCGAGGTCGAGCCGCTCACAGATCCCGCCGCGTCGGCGGTCCAAGATCCGATCATCGCCTTGGCCGACCTCACTGAGCTGGTGACCGCGACACTGTGCGCCGAAGGCGTGGCGCCCCGGCGTGCTGCTCTCGTCGCCCGGGTGCTCGTCGACGCGGATGCCCGCGGTCACTTCTCGCACGGCGTCGGGCTGCTGCCCATGTACGTCGACCGGATCCGTGCAGGCGGCATCGACCCGGTGGCCGACCCGCAGTGGGTCAGTGAGATGGGCGTCGTCAAGGTCCTCGACGCGCAGGGTGGCTTCGGGCAGGTCGCGGCCGAGCTGGCCGCTCAGACCGTGGCCGAGGACGCCGCCGTGTCGGGTATCGCCGCGGTCGGTGTCCGTGGCAACAACCACATCGGCATGCTGGCGGCTTACCGTGACTCATTCACCCGGCACGGCGTCGTGGGCCTGGTGTTCAACGTCTCGGGCCCCAGCGTCGCGGCACCCGGTGCGGGACGAGCGACGCTCGGCAACGACGCAGTGTGCCTCGTCGCACCTCTCGAGGGCAGTCGTCCCTTCATCGTCGACTTCGCCACCGGCATCGTTGCCAGCGGCAAGATCCGCGACGCCGCGCACCGCGGCCGTCCCGTGCCTCCGGAGTGGCTGGTCGACCGGCGCGGCCGGCCCACCACCGACCCGCACCAGCTCGATGCCGGCGGGGCTGTCCCGGTGTTCGGCGGCTACAAGGGTCTGGGGGTCGCCCTCATCACGGAGGTGCTCGCCGGCGTGTTAGCCGGGGCCACGATCAGTCCCCGCGTCCACAAGCAGCGCGCCGAGCCCGACCACCCGATGGACTGCTCACAGATGTTCATCGCGTTCTCGCCGCGGGCGTTCGGCGACCCACCGATCCACGAGCTGGTCGACGAGCTGCGCGAAGCGGTGGTGCGCGGCTATCTGGGCGAACTCCCCGACGTCCACCTGCCCGAGCAGCAGGAGACCGCCGCCGAGGAGCGCGCTCACCGTGACGGCGTCCGCGTGCCGCGAGCCGTGGTGGATCAGCTCGGCTGGGACGTGGGCGCACCATGA
- a CDS encoding glyoxalase, translated as MTANDYSLEGLHHVQLAIPAGAEDQCREFWGEVLGMTELEKPPVLAARGGCWFRGGGLEVHLGVEQDFSPAKKAHPGILVSSIHGLAARLEDQGYEVTWDDNFPGHERFYAFDKLGNRLEFLEPKN; from the coding sequence ATGACCGCGAACGACTACAGCCTCGAGGGGCTCCACCACGTCCAGCTCGCGATTCCCGCGGGCGCCGAGGACCAGTGCCGCGAGTTCTGGGGCGAGGTGCTCGGCATGACCGAGCTGGAGAAGCCGCCCGTGCTGGCCGCAAGAGGCGGGTGCTGGTTCCGTGGCGGGGGACTCGAGGTGCACCTTGGCGTCGAGCAGGACTTCAGCCCGGCCAAGAAGGCTCACCCTGGCATCCTCGTGTCTTCGATCCATGGCCTGGCCGCCCGGCTGGAGGACCAAGGGTATGAGGTGACGTGGGACGACAACTTCCCTGGCCACGAGCGGTTTTACGCCTTCGACAAGCTCGGCAATCGCCTCGAGTTCCTCGAACCGAAGAACTGA
- a CDS encoding ATP-grasp domain-containing protein, with protein sequence MTANPPPMHLLIISGGRDLPDRARALWPGLRTSVICRPEVLPRVRSKDQVTRLLSIREDAPVEEWLAAARFIHAVDPIDRIANYSEKDTEHTAAIAEDLGLSWHSTRTLRAVNDKTQMRHDLAEAGLGGIAAAAVTTKAEVEAFAAAHGYPLICKPVRGTASKGVTRVDGPDDIDAALSWGTSGTKDLDSHELMVEQFVTGVEFSVEALSEAGEHFVVGVTGKISEHDHFVELGHVMPADITDDVSTRIHAAVDTALTALGVRDGVTHTEVIVSDDEVHIVETHLRPAGDEIPELWSRIRKVDLLDAVAKQSLGLPALAETRAGASVVNEAPAAAIWYACPDAVGELTAVDGEDEAKASPGVAAVEVLRDIGDRLEGVTGSFARAAHVCALGDTVAEALARAQGGVGAMHFTVKASGWTSQTSHTTQTIS encoded by the coding sequence GTGACCGCCAACCCACCCCCGATGCACCTGCTCATCATCTCGGGAGGCCGAGACCTGCCCGACCGGGCCCGCGCCCTGTGGCCCGGGCTGCGCACCAGCGTCATCTGCCGGCCCGAGGTGCTCCCGCGGGTCCGCAGCAAGGACCAGGTCACCCGGCTGCTCTCGATCCGCGAAGATGCACCCGTCGAGGAGTGGCTGGCCGCAGCACGATTCATCCACGCCGTCGACCCGATCGACCGCATCGCCAACTACAGCGAGAAGGACACTGAGCACACCGCCGCCATCGCCGAGGACCTCGGCCTGTCGTGGCACAGCACGAGGACCCTTCGAGCCGTCAACGACAAGACCCAGATGCGCCACGACCTAGCCGAGGCCGGCCTGGGCGGGATCGCCGCTGCCGCGGTGACGACCAAGGCCGAGGTCGAGGCATTCGCCGCCGCGCATGGCTACCCGCTGATCTGCAAGCCGGTACGTGGCACGGCGAGCAAGGGCGTCACCCGGGTCGACGGGCCGGACGACATCGACGCGGCCCTCTCGTGGGGCACGTCCGGAACCAAGGACCTCGACTCGCACGAGCTCATGGTGGAGCAGTTCGTGACCGGCGTGGAGTTCAGCGTCGAGGCGCTCAGCGAAGCAGGTGAGCACTTCGTCGTGGGCGTCACCGGCAAGATCTCCGAGCACGACCACTTCGTCGAGCTCGGCCATGTCATGCCTGCCGACATCACCGACGACGTCTCGACCCGCATCCACGCTGCCGTCGATACCGCCCTGACCGCGCTCGGTGTGCGCGACGGGGTCACCCACACCGAGGTCATCGTGTCCGACGACGAGGTCCACATCGTCGAGACCCACCTGCGTCCCGCCGGGGACGAGATCCCGGAGCTGTGGTCGCGGATCCGCAAGGTCGACCTGCTGGACGCAGTGGCCAAGCAGTCGTTGGGCCTGCCTGCCCTGGCCGAGACCCGCGCTGGTGCGAGCGTCGTCAACGAGGCACCCGCGGCGGCGATCTGGTATGCCTGTCCCGATGCTGTCGGCGAGCTGACAGCAGTCGACGGCGAGGACGAGGCCAAGGCCAGCCCGGGAGTGGCGGCCGTCGAGGTGCTCCGCGACATCGGTGATCGCCTCGAGGGAGTCACCGGTTCGTTCGCCAGAGCCGCACATGTGTGCGCATTGGGCGACACCGTCGCCGAGGCGCTGGCGAGAGCACAGGGAGGAGTCGGTGCGATGCACTTCACCGTCAAGGCGAGCGGCTGGACGAGCCAGACCAGCCACACCACCCAGACCATTTCCTGA